The sequence gagcacccacagcacccacggaCACCCTGAGCTCCCCATGAATACCCACaggcaccccacagcacccacgggCGCCCTGAGCCCCCCACGACCCCCCATGGACACCCCATggacaccccacagcacccacggaCACCCCAGAGCACCCACGGGCGCCCTGAGCCCCCCCCACGACCCCCCACggacaccccacagcacccacggaCACCTTGAGCCCCCCACGAGCACCCACGagcaccctgaccccccctcccagcacccccaaacacccgcagcacccatgggtgccccccagcccccccccccccgccctgtccagccgtgccccccccctccccccgcgctCCCAtcatccccgtgtccccccacccgtGTCCGTGACCCTCCCCCCCCCGTgacacccccccggcccccacgGGTATAAGTCGCGGCGCGGGGTGTGGGTGCTGCACCCACCATGGCCGCCCCGGGGGAGACAGCACCCAGCCACGCGCCCGCGGAGGTGAGGGCacccgtggggtggggggggggcacccatgggtggggggcacccatgggggggggggagcacgcgtggggggggatggaggggagtaaaaaggggagggggggggcacccaggggtgggggcacccatggggaggggatgggcgcccgtggggggggtcccccactACAGGGGGGTGTCTCTattccctggggggggggtcccccattttgggggggggggggtccctgttaAAGGGGTTCTTGGGGGGGTCCTGGAGCGGGGGCGTCCCCATTAaaggggggggggtccccattgCAAGGGGGGGTCAGCGGAGCAAAGGTGGGGGGGGCATTTCGGGGGGGGTGTCCCCTTTACAGGGAGGGGTGCCCGTAGAAAGGGGGTTCCTCATaaggggggggggtccccaatacAGGGGGGGCTTGGAGCAGGGGCTCCCCGTAGCAGGGGGGGTCCCCGTTTCAGGGGGGAGTGTCCCCGTTTCAGGGGGGGTCCCCATGACCGTGGGGGGGGTCCCGGTTGCAGGGGGGGTCCCCCGGAGcagcgggggggggtccccaatacagggggggggtccccggagcAGGGGGGGTTCCCCAATACAGGGGGGCTTGGAGCAGGGGCTCCCCATAGCAGGGGGGGGTCCCCGTTTCTGGGGGGGTCCTCCCGTTTCAGGGGGGTCCCCATGACcgtgggggggggtcccggttGCAGGGGGGGTCCCcggagcagcggggggggggtccccaatacaggggggggtccccggagcagcggggggggggtccccaatacAGGGGGGTCCTGGAGCAGGGGCTCCCCATAGCAGGGGGGGGTCCCCGTTTCTGGGGGGGGCCCTCCCGTTTCAGGGGGGGTCCCCATGAccgtggggggggggtcccggttgCAGGGGGAGTCCCCGGAGCAGGGGGGGTCCCCGGATTCGGGGGGGTCCCCGGATTCGGGGGGGTCCCCGGAGGAGGAGGGTTTCTTCTCGCTGCTGAGCTCGGTGCAGGGCGCGCGCATGGACGAGCAGCGCTGCAGCCTGAGGGGGGGCGACGGTGAGCGCGAGAcacggggggggcaccggggggggggggggacacggggggacgcggggacacgcggggggaaaggggggacactggggatggggGGATAGGGGGGTGCTGCGGGGCGCTGAGGGTGGTGGGTGTCGTGGggcggctgccgggggggggggagtgggtgccacgggggggggctgtgggtgctgtcGGGGTCGGTGGGTGCCgtggggggggtctgtgggtgccgtggggggtctgtgggtgccacggggggggctgtgggtgccgtgggggggtctgtgggtgccgtGGGTGATGCcgcgggggggctgtgggtgccacGGGGGGGTcggtggggctgtgggtgccgtggggggggtgtgtgggtaCCACGGGggtctgtgggtgctgtgggggggtctgtgggtgccgtGGGTGATGccgtgggggggctgtgggtgccgtGGGGGGTCGGTTGGCTGTGGGTGCCACGGGGGgtctgtggggagctggggggggtctgtgggtgccgtGGGTGATGCCgcggggggctgtgggtgccgtGGGGGGTCGATTGGGCTGTGGGTGCCACggggggtctgtgggtgctgTCGGGGGTCGGTGGGTGCTGTGAGGGGGGTCTGTGGGTACCTGTGGCGTGTCTGTGGGTGCCACGGGGGGGTCTGTGAGGAGCTGGGGGGCATCTGTGGGTGCCGTGGACTGTCTGTGGGTGCCGTGGGTGATGCCgcggggggctgtgggtgccacggggggtctgtgggtgctgTCAGGGGTCGGTGGGTGCCACgggggtctgtgggtgccgtgggggggtctgtgggtgccgtGGGTGATGCTGTGGGGggcctgtggggagctgggggtgccGTGGGGGTCTGGGGGTACCAcaggggtgccgggggggggggtctgtgggacTCGGTGGGTGCCAGTGGGTGATGCCACGGGGGTCTGTGGGGTGCCGTGGGAGTCGGTGGGAGATACCgtggggggtctgtgggtgccggtgggtgATGCCGTGGGGGTCTGGGGTGCCACAGGGGTGCcgtggggggggggtctgtgggacTCGGTGGGTGCCGTGGGTGATGCCACgggggtctgtgggtgccgtggggggtctgtgggtgccaCGGGTGTGCGGCGCTGGGTCGCCCACTCGTGGCGGTGCAGAGGAGGGGggcagccaccccccccccccgagctggcGGCGCTGCTGGAGCTGGTGGCGAGTTCCCAGGGGCGGCGAATGGACGAACAGCGGCTGCCGGTGGCCCGGCTGCCCGGGATCGGGCCCGacaaggtgggggggggcacggagggggggggggaaccccagggaaggggggggaaccccagggaagggggggggaacgCCAGAGGGGGCACCAGGGGCGGGGGGAGAAcactgggggggcgggggggggcacaacCCCAAGAGGTGGGGGAGGActtggggggacacccagggtGGGGAgaacccgggggggggggacactgaggggggGGAGGGACCCGAagggacaccgggggggggggagggcacaGCCCAACGAGGACAccccgggggggacacacacacaaatccaggGCGGGGGGGCTTGGGGGACACTCAGGGTGGGGGGAACCGagggggggggaccccgggggggggggggcacctgaAGGGAcaccggagggggggggggcacccagagAGGGGGGTGCACCAGGGtggaggggatgtgggggggacacaccctgggggggggggcgacacCCAGGGGACACCCCCCAGGTGCCATCCCCGCCCCCCATCTCCCCGCAGGACTGAGCCCCCGGAGCCAGGCGCTGCCCCCGACCCCCCCTGTCCCCCAAGGCCACGAtgtcaccccgtgtccccccccgcctgTCCCCCCCCAATAAACCACCCCCTGATCGCGTCACTGTGGGGCTTGTGACACCTGGGAATGGCCTTGGGACAGGGGTggcatcggggggggggggggggcgacaaggaacctgctgctgctgggtggcaCCTGGGGACAGGGGAGACTGAAGGGTGGCACTAGGGGACACAGGACTCCCACGGCAGATGGGTGACACTTCGGGACACCCAGGGGGTGGCACTAGGGACAGGGAACACCTGGGGTGGCACTAGGGGACACTCACAGCAGATGGGTGACACCTGGGGACACAGGTGACACCCCCAGCAGACAAGTGACACtaggggacaggggacacccagTGGGGTGGCACGAGGGAACAGGGGACACCTGGGGGGTGGCGCTAGGGACAGGGGACACCCACAGCAGATGGGTGATACTTGGGGACACCTGGGGGGTGCCACTAGGTGCCACCCACACAAGTGGGTGACACTAGGGGATACAGGTGCCACCCCAGCAGACAGGTGACACTACGGGACAGGGGACACCGGAGGAGTGGTATTAGGGGACATGGGACAcccagggggtggcactgggggacATGAGCCACCCAAAGAGGTGACACTAGGGAACAGGACACTCCCGGAGTGGTGGCACTAAGGGGCAGGGGACACCCACAGCAGATGGGTGACACAGGGGGACACGTGGCCCTCAGGGGACACAGGCTGTCAGGTGGCACTGGGGGACACCCAGGCCACGCCCCCGTGACACCGCAGGGACCCCCCCGtcaccgtgtccccccccacgCAGGCGGTGCCAGTGCCAGCTCCGTTATTGGGGGTGGGGACACCCAGGGGGTGTCACTTGTCCCCTCCACCACCGAGGTCACGGCGATGGCACCGGGAGGGTGGCAGCTACAGACACGTGTCCCCCTGTTACTGGCCACCAGGGTAGGGACATGGGGGCGGCCACGTGTCCCCCGCTGTCACCTGCGCGGGCCGTGGAGGTGGCATCAGGATGCGGCCACGTGTCCCTTCTGTCACGGATGCGGTGACAAGATGCGGCCATATGTCCCCTCCGTCACCAACGGGGTCACAGCGATGGCAGCAGGACGAAGCCAcgtgtcccctctgtccccactgCAGTCACAGCGATGGCGTCACGACGTGGCCATGGTGACAGCACGCGGCTGTGTGTCCTCTCTGTCACCAACGGGGTCACGGCGATGGTGTCGACGTGGGGATGGTGACAAGATGCGGCCACGTGTCCCTTCTGTCAccgccgtggccgtggccgtggcacTGGGAGGTGCCCACAGTGACAAGATGTGGCCGTGTGTCACCTGTCACCAATGTGGCCACGGCGATGGCACGAGAACGAACACATGTGTCCCCTTTGTCACCAACGTGGCTGTGACGATGGCATCAGGATGTGGCCACGTGTCCCCTCTGTCACCAACACGTCCACAGCGATGGCACGAGAAAATGTGTGTCCCCTTTGTCACCAAGGTGACACCAGCACCAGGACACGCCTGTGACGGTAGGATGTGGCCATGTGTCCCTGCTGTCACCAACATGGCCACAGCGATAGCACAAGGACAAAGCCACGTGTCCCCTCTGTCACCAACATGGCCACGGCGTCATGACGAAGCCACGTCAAGTGGCCACGCGTCCCCTCTGTCACCAACGTGGCCACAAGGATGGCAGGAGATGAAGACACGTGTCCCTCGTCACCAAGGTGGCCACGATGGACGGTATCAGGACGTGCCCGTGACATCATGACGTGGCTCTATGTCCTCTCTGTCACCAACGCGGCTCTGACGATGGCAGTGGGAGGCGGCCATGGTGACAAGATGCGGCCATGTGTCCCCTTTGTCACCAACATGTCCCCAGCGATGGCATCAGGGACGTGGCCAGGGTGACAAAATGTGGCCACGTGTCTCCTTTGTCACCACAGTGATGGCTCAGGAGATGGCCACGGTGACAGGACAAGGCCACGTGTCCCCTCTGTCACCAACATGGCCCCGGCGTCATGACGAAGCCACATCGAGTGGCCACGTGTCCCCTCTGTCACCAATGGCCACAGCGCTGGTGTCACGGTGCTGCCACGGGTGCcccgtgtcactgtgggggtggcaggaggtggtggtggccgggtgtccccgtgtcccctcagtcctgtgtccccttcccctcccgcAGCCGCTGCTTCAGCTCCGCTATCGCCCGtcgctgggggggggacacgggggtcaGGGGACAGCGCGGACACACGGGTGGCCCCGGGGAGGGACCAcgccccagggaggggggggacaggagCATCACGAGTGTCCCCAGGTGTGgaggtgtcccctgtgtccccccaaccTGGTGTGGGGCTGTGGTGGCACTggcgggggggcagggagaagacTCCTTGGGGACGTCAGGGAGAAGGGtgacactgggggacactgggggggacattggggatgTTTGGGACACTGagaggggacattggggacactggggttgatgttggggacaccaggaggatgttggggacggggggggggacgacaTTGGGGACAGGGATGACATTGGGGACATGGTGTGGGGgcattggggacactgggggtggATGTTTGGGACacactggggacaccaggggggacACTGAAGatgttggggacatgggggggataTTTGGGACaggttggggacactggggacattggggatgggggggatgtTTGGGACATtggggggggacattggggacactggggtggaTGTTGGGGACACTGTGGGGGTGACATTGGGGACACTGGAGATGCTGAGGACAtggggggggggatgtttggGACACACTGGGGACACCAGGAGAATGTTGGGGACACCGGGgggagggacactggggggaAGGGGAATGTTGGGGACATCGAGGGGGGGgcattggggacactggggggggacACTGGAGAtgttggggacaccaggggggaTGTTGAGGATgaggggggacattggggacaccaggggggaTGTTGAGGatgggggggacattggggacatcggggggggcgttggggacaccaggggggatgttggggacaccaggggggtCCTTACCCGGTTGGGGTCATCCGGAGGAAAAATCTCCCTCTGGGGGAAGAATGGGGGGGTCagtgggggaggggtggggacaccccggggcgggggggacacacacccctaggggtctgccccccccccccccccccccaggggtccCAGCCCCGCCCCCACCTTGCGCTCCACCACGTGCCGCTGGAAGTACCCGCCCTGGTTGGACACCCAGAACACGGTCACCGGGAAGGACAAATAAAGCACCATCTGGGGACAAGGGACAtgtcaccccctgccccccccccgggggtcaCACTGTCACCCCTCCCCGGGCCACCtgcccccttgcccccccccagGTTATCTGACCTCCTCTGGGCCACctgccatcccccccccccaccccgggtcaCCCTGTTACCCCCTTGGGGTCACCTGTCACCGCCCCTCTCCCGGGCCACCCTCTCACCCCCCTTGGGGTCACCTGTCACCCCCCCGGATGTCACCCTGTCAAGCCCCCGCCCTCGGCCACCAGCCACCCCCGCCGGGccacctgccccccacccctcccgcgGGTCAcctgtcacccccccccaggTCACCTGCCCTCCCAGAGCCACCTGTCCCCCCCCGGGCGTCACCCTGtgtcccccagcccagggcaggatgt is a genomic window of Strix uralensis isolate ZFMK-TIS-50842 unplaced genomic scaffold, bStrUra1 scaffold_478, whole genome shotgun sequence containing:
- the LOC141938999 gene encoding protein PET100 homolog, mitochondrial-like — encoded protein: MGGRRVAGWGKRKCGDLGGAMGVKLEILRMVLYLSFPVTVFWVSNQGGYFQRHVVERKREIFPPDDPNRRRAIAELKQRLREGKGTQD